One window of the Gemmatimonadaceae bacterium genome contains the following:
- a CDS encoding DUF1778 domain-containing protein: MELRLTPDDKQLVARAAELHGMKPSEYVLKVLRRASKRSLEQVRTLRYSRRDQLAMLDALLNPPAPSERLKRAWKAYDKAMSQS; this comes from the coding sequence CTGGAGCTTCGTCTCACCCCGGATGACAAGCAGCTCGTGGCGCGCGCGGCGGAGCTGCACGGCATGAAGCCCAGCGAATACGTCCTCAAGGTGCTTCGGCGCGCATCCAAACGGTCACTCGAGCAGGTGCGCACGCTGCGCTACTCGCGACGTGACCAGCTCGCGATGCTCGACGCGTTGCTCAATCCACCTGCGCCCAGCGAGCGGCTGAAGCGGGCCTGGAAGGCGTACGACAAGGCGATGAGCCAGTCCTGA
- a CDS encoding mobile mystery protein B codes for MPPVPEGTTPLDPDEAADLIPDHLMTTADLNDWEATNIVHAQEWALGRKHPDVATEHFVKSLHLRMFDETWTWAGKYRVSEKSIGSSPQLIAPQVRDACANAAFWVKQRIFEPTELAVRFHHRMVAVHPFPNGNGRHARLLADALLYSLGVDLLTWGSQGLQATGEVRRTYIDALRSADNGDLSGLMRLARA; via the coding sequence TCCAGATGAGGCGGCAGATCTGATTCCGGATCACCTCATGACGACTGCGGATTTAAATGACTGGGAGGCAACGAACATAGTCCACGCCCAGGAGTGGGCGTTGGGAAGAAAACATCCGGACGTCGCTACCGAACATTTTGTGAAGTCGCTGCACCTTCGAATGTTCGATGAGACCTGGACGTGGGCAGGGAAGTACCGAGTATCCGAAAAATCAATCGGCTCGTCACCGCAGCTCATCGCGCCCCAGGTTCGCGATGCGTGCGCAAACGCTGCCTTCTGGGTTAAACAGCGCATTTTCGAGCCTACAGAGCTTGCTGTCCGATTTCATCACAGAATGGTCGCGGTTCATCCATTCCCGAACGGGAACGGTCGGCACGCGCGATTGCTGGCAGATGCACTCCTTTACTCGCTCGGAGTCGACCTTCTGACCTGGGGCAGCCAAGGTCTGCAGGCCACAGGCGAAGTGAGGCGAACCTATATCGACGCGCTCAGGTCGGCAGATAACGGTGACTTGTCGGGATTGATGCGACTCGCACGCGCATGA